Below is a genomic region from Burkholderia pseudomultivorans.
ATCGCCCCTGAACAGCCATCGGCGCTCGGCAAAAACAGACGCTCGCGAAGTTCGAAAAGCCCAATCGATCAGTTCGGCAGCCCGTTGACGACGATCAGCACCGCCCACCCTAGCAGGACGATGCCCAACGGTGCGCTAAGTCGGCGTCCGTGGGGCAGATTCTTCTCGGCCGACATCACTGCGCCGAGCGCCAGCATCCATCCAATGCTGCCGGTACCAACGGCAAACATCAGGCACATCAGCACCCAGCAACATCCGACGCAAAACAGGCCATGACGTATCCCGAGCAGGAAGCTGTCGCGATGCGCGTTGCTTCCGTGCCACTGCTCGCTGACAAACATCAGCGGGGAGCGACATTTGTCGAGACACCGGTACTTGATCGAACTGAACTGATACCCGCCTGCGAGCGCCAGTATGGCGGCACCGACGACCCATCCATGCCACGCCAGCCACGGTGTCCGCCGCACCAGTTCGTGCAGGCCCGCATCGCTTGCGTGAGCAAGGAGGCCGAACGCGCTCCACACGGACAGATAACCGAGCACCACCAGCAGCAGCAGGCGCTTGCGATCCGGGCGCGCGGCTGTCAACCGCTCGAATATCTGCAGCAACGGCAGCATGGTCGGCAACATCATGGCCACGATGATCAATAGCCACGCGGCGATGTGCAGAACGGCCGGAACAACGACGAGGCCCGCCGGGGCCACGCTGCACAATCCGGCCAAGCCTGTTTCAGACCAGTCGACGTAATGCAGGTAGCGAGCGTAAGGGCTGCTGTCCCACGCCCATAGGATGACCCACGCCGCGGCGATCAGCGTGACCGCCAGCGGCACGAACAGTCGGGGGCGCGAAACCGCGTTCATTGCGATACCCGGACAATAGGCAAGCGCCCGCGACAATCACGACTGGAAGGCGAAATATCCTTGAATGGCGTTGTGTCCGTGCAGATCGACATCGATGTCGAGTTTCGGTTCGTGCATCCGGAACGTGCCGGCCTTGCCGACGAACGCGGGGGACCCTGGAATCGTCGAGAAAATGCTTTCGACCAGTTTCGTCGGCTCGCCGGTGGGGCCGAGGTACGGTTCGAGTTCGGCGTAAGTGGCGTTGCCGACCTTGAGGGTGCCTTTGCCCTCCTGCACGTCGAACGCGATCGGGGCGCGCTCGATCGCCACGATCTCGCCGAACAGTTGGGCGAAATCGGCTATCGGGCCGCCGTGCTCGCCCCGATAGACGCTGGCGAGCGCCTCGTATTGGGCGTCGCTCGCGCGCTCGTCGATGAAAAGGATCACACGCCAGTTGCCCTGCAACACGTTGCCCGGAAGGAATGCGGCACAGGCGACCGTCAATCCCGATATGTCCACACCGTCCACTGCGCCCTTGTCATAGTGATAGGCGACGGTCGCCTTGCAGGTGCCGTTGTCGGGATCCTCGCCGATCCAGCAGGGGCAAAGTACCTTGCAATCGCACACTTCCAGTATGCGTCCCTCCAGGCTGTAGCTCATGATGACCTCCGCTGCCGCGCACGCCCCGGACATGACCGGTACCAAGCTTTAAATATATTCATCCCCGGCGGACTCGGCGGGTAATTTGAAATATATGAAAACCCTAGGCCGCCTGGGTTGCGGCCTGCGCCGGTTCGCGGCTCGCCGTCCGTTTACGCCGGGATTTCCCGGCGCACCATGAGGTGCGAGACTGAGGTGATTTCTCCTACGATTGCTGCAGAAGTCAGCGCGATCGGGAGCGTCAGGCTTTGCCGAATGACCGCTTCCCGGCACGGCGTTCCGGAGACGGCTCCTGACGCCATCCGCCCGAAGCGGAGTCTATTGACGCAGGCTCGATCTGACATGAAGCCCGGCTTGCGAAGATCGAGGAGCGAGCCGATTCACTCTCGATAAACTATGTCGTCCTAATTTCTGATCCGACGACAGTCGCAAGCCGTGGTCAGAAACCGCCCCCTTCAACCGAGCTACTGGCACGTCGGCGTTCAGACAGGGGCCCAGGTACCGTCAATGAGTCTGACGGTATCAAGCAGGCTCTGCGCACAGACTCTGCTGATACCGTCAGAAATACCGTCAAATCGGGGGCGCTGCCACCCGACACGACATCGACTGAAACGAAAAAATCCTCGCG
It encodes:
- a CDS encoding DUF2182 domain-containing protein, translating into MNAVSRPRLFVPLAVTLIAAAWVILWAWDSSPYARYLHYVDWSETGLAGLCSVAPAGLVVVPAVLHIAAWLLIIVAMMLPTMLPLLQIFERLTAARPDRKRLLLLVVLGYLSVWSAFGLLAHASDAGLHELVRRTPWLAWHGWVVGAAILALAGGYQFSSIKYRCLDKCRSPLMFVSEQWHGSNAHRDSFLLGIRHGLFCVGCCWVLMCLMFAVGTGSIGWMLALGAVMSAEKNLPHGRRLSAPLGIVLLGWAVLIVVNGLPN
- a CDS encoding DUF1326 domain-containing protein; the encoded protein is MSYSLEGRILEVCDCKVLCPCWIGEDPDNGTCKATVAYHYDKGAVDGVDISGLTVACAAFLPGNVLQGNWRVILFIDERASDAQYEALASVYRGEHGGPIADFAQLFGEIVAIERAPIAFDVQEGKGTLKVGNATYAELEPYLGPTGEPTKLVESIFSTIPGSPAFVGKAGTFRMHEPKLDIDVDLHGHNAIQGYFAFQS